One window from the genome of Bufo bufo chromosome 4, aBufBuf1.1, whole genome shotgun sequence encodes:
- the HMGN3 gene encoding high mobility group nucleosome-binding domain-containing protein 3 isoform X3 — MPKRKSPEGAEAKDSGKASKQEPTRRSARLSSKPAPTKAEAKPKKAAAKKEPATKGNKGAKGKKEEKQETGKEGTAPSENGENRANEAQKTEAVGDKE, encoded by the exons ATGCCCAAGAGAAAG TCTCCAGAAGGCGCTGAAGCCAAGGATTCCGGCAAAGCAAGCAAGCAAGAG CCAACCAGAAGATCGGCAAGATTGTCATCA AAACCTGCCCCTACTAAAGCTGAAGCAAAACCAAAAAAAGCTGCAGCCAAG AAGGAGCCAGCAACAAAGGGTAACAAAGGTGCTAAagggaagaaagaagaaaaacaagAAACTGGAAAGGAAGGTACTGCTCCATCTGAAAATGGTGAAAATAGAGCTAATGAG GCACAGAAAACTGAAGCAGTTGGTGACAAAGAATGA
- the HMGN3 gene encoding high mobility group nucleosome-binding domain-containing protein 3 isoform X2 — MPKRKSPEGAEAKDSGKASKQEPTRRSARLSSKPAPTKAEAKPKKAAAKKEPATKGNKGAKGKKEEKQETGKEGTAPSENGENRANEIRISRSTVNVSTSRGAMPSTLSIKGQIETVKVKGTEN, encoded by the exons ATGCCCAAGAGAAAG TCTCCAGAAGGCGCTGAAGCCAAGGATTCCGGCAAAGCAAGCAAGCAAGAG CCAACCAGAAGATCGGCAAGATTGTCATCA AAACCTGCCCCTACTAAAGCTGAAGCAAAACCAAAAAAAGCTGCAGCCAAG AAGGAGCCAGCAACAAAGGGTAACAAAGGTGCTAAagggaagaaagaagaaaaacaagAAACTGGAAAGGAAGGTACTGCTCCATCTGAAAATGGTGAAAATAGAGCTAATGAG ATTCGCATCTCTCGCTCCACtgttaatgtttccacatccagaGGTGCCATGCCCAGCACACTGTCAATAAAAGGGCAGATTGAAACAGTGAAAGTTAAGG GCACAGAAAACTGA
- the HMGN3 gene encoding high mobility group nucleosome-binding domain-containing protein 3 isoform X1, with amino-acid sequence MPKRKSPEGAEAKDSGKASKQEPTRRSARLSSKPAPTKAEAKPKKAAAKKEPATKGNKGAKGKKEEKQETGKEGTAPSENGENRANEIRISRSTVNVSTSRGAMPSTLSIKGQIETVKVKGTVDRYIFVCSA; translated from the exons ATGCCCAAGAGAAAG TCTCCAGAAGGCGCTGAAGCCAAGGATTCCGGCAAAGCAAGCAAGCAAGAG CCAACCAGAAGATCGGCAAGATTGTCATCA AAACCTGCCCCTACTAAAGCTGAAGCAAAACCAAAAAAAGCTGCAGCCAAG AAGGAGCCAGCAACAAAGGGTAACAAAGGTGCTAAagggaagaaagaagaaaaacaagAAACTGGAAAGGAAGGTACTGCTCCATCTGAAAATGGTGAAAATAGAGCTAATGAG ATTCGCATCTCTCGCTCCACtgttaatgtttccacatccagaGGTGCCATGCCCAGCACACTGTCAATAAAAGGGCAGATTGAAACAGTGAAAGTTAAGGGTACGGTAGATCGTTATATTTTTGTGTGCAGTGCATAG